In a single window of the Littorina saxatilis isolate snail1 linkage group LG3, US_GU_Lsax_2.0, whole genome shotgun sequence genome:
- the LOC138962253 gene encoding peroxisomal targeting signal 2 receptor-like, which translates to MPSFQTSGRHGYSVQFSPFFPHRLACASCQYYGIAGGGTLFVLDVAQDGLRPVQVFDFSDGLFDVTWAENNENILVAAGGDGSIQVWDVLQPKGPLKILKEHSKEVNAVNWSQTRNENLVVSSSWDNLIKVWDVSQSQSIRTHVGHSHIVYDVVWSPQLPGTFASASGDRTVRVWDIRGGDSCAVLIQAHSEEILSCDWCKYDKNQLFSGSVDGLIRGWDIRSPRLPFCELRGHEYAIRRVRANPFLGTSLATTSYDFTVRTWDTSQQRMLETIQHHTEFVYGLDFNIHVPGQIADCAWDGVIQVYQPQSCVPP; encoded by the exons ATGCCGAGTTTTCAAACAAGTGGCAGACACGGCTATTCAGTTCAGTTTTCCCCATTTTTCCCTCATAGACTCGCATGTGCATCCTGCCAATATTACGGAATAGCGG GAGGTGGTACACTTTTTGTACTAGACGTTGCACAGGATGGTCTACGACCTGTGCAGGTGTTTGACTTCAGCGATGGGCTGTTTGACGTCACTTGGGcggaaaacaatgaaaacatacTGGTGGCTGCTGGAGGGGATGGCTCAATCCAAGTGTGGGATGTTCTGCAACCAAAG GGTCCACTGAAGATTTTAAAGGAGCACAGCAAAGAA GTAAATGCTGTGAACTGGAGCCAGACAAGAAATGAAAATTTGGTTGTTTCATCATCGTGGGATAACCTCATCAAAGTG TGGGATGTCAGCCAGTCACAGTCCATACGTACACATGTGGGTCACTCACACATAGTGTATGACGTTGTCTGGTCTCCACAACTGCCTGGGACCTTTGCTTCTGCATCAG GGGACAGAACTGTGAGAGTGTGGGATATCCGAGGTGGAGATAGCTGTGCAGTTCTCATACAAGCTCACAGTGAAGAAATTTTGTCATGCGACTGGTGCAAGTATGACAAG aaccAATTGTTCTCAGGCAGCGTAGATGGACTGATCAGGGGCTGGGACATTCGATCACCTCGTCTGCCTTTCTGTGAACTCAGGGGTCACGAATATGCAATAAGAAGAGTCAGG GCGAACCCGTTTCTGGGGACATCTTTAGCAACGACATCCTATGATTTCACAGTCAG GACATGGGATACCTCACAGCAGAGGATGCTAGAGACGATACAGCATCATACAGAGTTTGTATATGGTTTGGACTTCAACATCCATGTACCTGGACAG ATTGCTGACTGTGCCTGGGATGGTGTCATTCAAGTTTATCAGCCACAGTCATGTGTGCCACCTTGA